In Brevibacillus brevis NBRC 100599, a single genomic region encodes these proteins:
- a CDS encoding ABC transporter ATP-binding protein, with translation MTTLLDVQKLSRDFGGVRAVNQVDFQVREGEILALIGPNGAGKSTVLNMVSGVIPPSEGEIRFSGQPLSRVPGYEYAGLGITRTFQNLQTFDDMTVLENVMVGMHTKTSASLFSCGMNLAKSRKEEKLMQEQARTWIENVGLAEVAASLAGSLPYGKLRLMEIARAMVAKPRLLLLDEPAAGLNHTETAEMSRMFCEIRDNGTAILLVEHDMDMIMTIADRIVVLDQGSKIAEGTPREIQENPRVIAAYLGAE, from the coding sequence ATGACGACACTTTTGGATGTGCAAAAGCTCTCTCGTGATTTTGGCGGCGTACGGGCAGTGAATCAAGTAGATTTTCAAGTGCGGGAAGGAGAAATCCTTGCGTTGATCGGTCCGAATGGCGCTGGAAAAAGCACGGTGCTCAACATGGTGTCGGGTGTGATCCCGCCTTCGGAAGGTGAGATTCGCTTCAGCGGCCAGCCGTTGTCACGCGTGCCAGGCTATGAATATGCCGGATTAGGCATCACGCGAACCTTTCAAAACCTCCAGACATTTGACGATATGACCGTCTTGGAAAACGTGATGGTCGGCATGCATACCAAGACAAGTGCGAGTCTCTTTTCCTGCGGCATGAATCTGGCAAAGTCCCGCAAAGAAGAAAAGCTGATGCAGGAGCAGGCACGAACGTGGATCGAGAATGTAGGACTAGCAGAGGTGGCGGCCTCGCTAGCTGGGAGTTTACCGTACGGGAAGCTGCGGCTGATGGAAATTGCCCGCGCGATGGTAGCCAAGCCGCGGTTGCTCTTGTTGGACGAGCCTGCTGCGGGCCTGAACCATACCGAGACGGCGGAGATGAGCCGCATGTTTTGCGAGATTCGCGACAACGGAACGGCTATTTTGCTAGTGGAGCATGACATGGACATGATCATGACGATTGCGGACCGCATCGTTGTATTGGATCAAGGATCAAAAATCGCAGAAGGAACCCCGCGTGAGATTCAGGAGAACCCACGAGTGATTGCGGCGTATCTGGGTGCAGAATGA
- a CDS encoding ABC transporter ATP-binding protein: MGKTVLTVDNIRARYGPVEVLHGITLQVNEGEIVSLLGANGAGKTTLLNCICGLHGDKEGKIWFRDADITRVPAELVVPRGMAHVPERRQIFSTLTVEDNLWLGASHRMPKTSKKEIAKEMETVYERFPILAERKWQLGGTLSGGQQQMLAIGRALLSRPQLLLLDEPSLGLAPLIAKEILTIVQEIRSEWGTTVLLVEQNARAALAISDRAYVLSTGTVMLEGKADEISNDPRVQSAYLGSSHEAV, from the coding sequence ATGGGGAAGACAGTCCTTACAGTAGACAACATCAGGGCTCGCTACGGCCCAGTGGAAGTGCTACACGGCATTACTCTACAGGTGAACGAGGGCGAGATCGTCTCCCTGTTGGGGGCAAATGGGGCAGGCAAAACGACACTTTTGAACTGTATCTGCGGCCTGCATGGCGACAAGGAGGGGAAGATTTGGTTTCGTGACGCGGACATTACGCGCGTTCCTGCGGAGCTGGTGGTACCTCGGGGCATGGCGCATGTACCGGAGCGCAGACAAATTTTTTCCACGCTGACAGTTGAGGACAATTTATGGCTGGGTGCTTCGCATCGGATGCCCAAGACGAGCAAAAAGGAAATTGCCAAAGAAATGGAGACGGTGTATGAACGTTTTCCCATTTTGGCAGAGCGGAAATGGCAGCTCGGAGGAACGCTTTCCGGGGGGCAACAGCAGATGCTCGCCATCGGCAGGGCGCTTTTGTCTCGACCGCAGCTCCTCTTGTTGGACGAGCCTTCACTAGGACTGGCTCCGCTCATTGCCAAAGAAATCCTGACGATTGTGCAGGAGATTCGCTCGGAATGGGGCACCACGGTGCTGTTGGTCGAGCAAAATGCTCGCGCAGCGCTCGCTATTTCCGACCGGGCATACGTACTCAGTACGGGAACCGTCATGCTGGAAGGGAAGGCAGACGAGATAAGCAATGACCCGCGTGTACAATCTGCTTATTTGGGAAGCTCACATGAAGCTGTTTAA